The proteins below are encoded in one region of Haematobia irritans isolate KBUSLIRL unplaced genomic scaffold, ASM5000362v1 scaffold_24, whole genome shotgun sequence:
- the LOC142242498 gene encoding uncharacterized protein LOC142242498 isoform X2: protein MDMYPNSLVSIDDLGSDNEDDHPPIGKPSTLPSTPKTGEVLYKEEELREFFMDVDIPLTGTTAVQGVGNQTANKTQVNAAGLSSSQEAQPLYDSSSHTTPSLAISAIYHSSSCDTSSPSSSLQPFPPTPVNSSDVFVNMGVGRQQQPIHNTPYNYTTNYRPRRAVPYNPRLTYGVHRRSVDYPNGSGHVRDNYMPRAVHYPNSQFITISRFRSPYQAIGHPTNWVPFSVTYHPGTNTPRSVTFRNTSVRDSLPYSGL from the exons ATGGATATGTATCCCAATTCTCTCGTAAGTATCGATGATTTAGGTTCTGACAATGAGGATGATCACCCTCCAATTGGAAAGCCATCCACATTGCCATCTACACCCAAAACCGGAGAGGTTCTATACAAAGAGGAAGAACTACGAGAATTTTTTATGGACGTTGATATTCCCTTAACTGGAACCACCGCTGTGCAGGGTGTGGGTAACCAGACTGCCAACAAAACCCAAGTTAATGCAGCTGGTCTCAGTTCATCCCAAGAG GCCCAACCACTGTATGACTCGTCTTCTCATACTACCCCCTCTTTGGCCATTTCAGCCATTTACCATTCATCATCGTGTGATACCAGTAGTCCGTCTTCATCTCTGCAGCCTTTTCCTCCAACTCCGGTAAATAGTTCGGATGTATTTGTAAACATGGGAGTGGGAAGACAGCAGCAGCCAATCCATAACACACCATATAATTATACCACCAACTATCGTCCACGTAGGGCAGTGCCATACAACCCTCGTTTAACCTATGGTGTTCATCGTCGGTCAGTGGACTACCCCAATGGATCAGGCCATGTTCGTGACAATTACATGCCAAGGGCCGTACACTATCCAAATTCCCAATTCATCACTATCAGCCGTTTCCGGTCACCATATCAAGCCATTGGTCATCCTACAAACTGGGTACCGTTCAGCGTTACATATCATCCTGGTACGAATACTCCTCGTAGTGTTACTTTCCGGAACACTTCCGTACGAGATTCATTACCCTATAgtggtctataa